A genomic window from Cyprinus carpio isolate SPL01 chromosome B9, ASM1834038v1, whole genome shotgun sequence includes:
- the LOC109087828 gene encoding beta-1,3-galactosyltransferase 1, translating into MPSKVSCLYVLTVVCWASALWYLSISRPTSSYVSQLSVPARKTAKAQKSNATTTFGNIRTRPLNPHAFDFIINEPKKCETNVPFLVILITTTHKEFNARQAIRETWGDESTFSDLRIITLFLLGRSTDAVLNQMVEQESEIFHDIVVEDFIDSYHNLTLKTLMGMRWVATFCNQAKYVMKTDSDIFVNMDNLVYKLLKPATKPRRRYFTGYVINGGPIRDMRSKWYMPRDLYPESKYPPFCSGTGYVFSADVAELIYKTSLHTRLLHLEDVYVGVCLRKLAIHPYQNSGFNHWKMAYSLCRYRRVITVHQISPEEMHRIWNDMTSKKHLKC; encoded by the coding sequence ATGCCTTCAAAAGTGTCATGCCTCTACGTGTTGACGGTCGTTTGCTGGGCCAGCGCTCTGTGGTACCTAAGTATATCCCGTCCCACGTCGTCCTATGTGAGCCAACTGTCTGTCCCGGCGCGTAAAACAGCGAAAGCGCAGAAGAGCAACGCCACCACAACCTTCGGCAACATCAGGACGCGTCCGCTGAACCCCCACGCCTTCGATTTCATCATCAACGAGCCCAAGAAATGCGAAACCAACGTGCCCTTCCTCGTCATCCTCATCACGACCACACACAAAGAGTTCAATGCCCGCCAAGCCATCAGGGAAACGTGGGGCGACGAAAGCACCTTCAGCGACCTTCGCATCATTACGCTCTTTCTTCTGGGACGCAGCACGGACGCAGTGCTCAACCAGATGGTGGAGCAAGAGAGCGAGATCTTTCACGACATCGTGGTCGAGGACTTCATCGACTCGTACCACAATCTCACTCTCAAAACGCTGATGGGAATGCGCTGGGTGGCCACTTTCTGCAACCAAGCCAAGTACGTGATGAAAACGGACAGCGATATCTTCGTGAACATGGACAACTTGGTGTATAAACTCTTGAAGCCGGCCACCAAACCTCGACGGAGGTACTTCACGGGATACGTCATCAACGGCGGACCCATTCGGGACATGCGCAGCAAGTGGTACATGCCCAGAGACCTTTACCCCGAGAGCAAGTACCCACCGTTTTGCTCCGGCACTGGGTACGTGTTCTCGGCGGATGTTGCGGAGCTCATCTACAAGACGTCCTTGCACACCAGACTCTTGCATCTGGAGGACGTTTATGTCGGGGTGTGTTTGAGGAAGCTGGCCATTCACCCGTATCAGAACAGTGGCTTCAATCACTGGAAAATGGCTTACAGTCTTTGCAGGTACCGTCGAGTCATTACCGTACACCAGATCTCCCCTGAGGAGATGCATCGTATCTGGAACGATATGACCAGCAAGAAGCATCTCAAGTGTTAG